The Quatrionicoccus australiensis nucleotide sequence GCATCGACTTCCAGGCGCCAGTGTTGCAGATCAAGATCGCTCATGTTTTTTGTCTCAGTGCATGCTTTGTTTGGCCGCGAAGGCCAGGGACAGGGCGCCAGGCCCGACGTTGACGGCCGCCGTCTTGCTCATCGGCGAGATCAGCAGGCTGACGCCGTTGTCTTCCGCCTCTTTTGCCAGCTGGCGGTAACCGGGCAGGCGGGTAACCGCCACCGGCTCGCCGCCATAGCTGATGCAGACGCTCGGCGCCTCAAGGCCGGCGAGCAGGCGTTGCGCCGCCAGCGAGAAAATCTTCTCGACGCCGGTTTCGAAGCCGCGCACCTTGTCGACCGTGCTGGTCACATCGCGGTTGCAATACAGGATGGGTTTGACGTCCAGCCACGAGCCCAGGGTGTAGGAACCCCAGCCGATGCTGGTATCGCCCTTGCGGGAAGCCCGCTTGTAAATATGGAACAGATCGGCCGGCACCAGGTAGGTGTGGGTGTGCTCGATCAGATGTTGCAGGCGCATGCCGATTTCGCTCGGCGTGCCGCCCAGGCGGATCAGGCGCACTGCTTCAGCAACCGGCACGGCCTGACCGGTAAACAGGTTGCGCGTCGATAAAACCGCCAGGCCGAAACGCTCGGTCATCCCGAGCGCGCGCCGGATCGGCTTGTAGCGGTTGAGGATGGCGCGCGAAGCCTGCATCGCATGCGCAAAGATCGGACTGCGCGTCGCCGTGATGGTCAGGCAGAACACATAGTCGTAATCGATCACCAGGCGCTCGAGAAACAGCATCTCGATCTGGGTCGGCGAATAGGGAATCGACTCGGCGAAATCCTCACTCTTGCGATCCAGATGCGTCGCATAGAAATTCTGGGTCGCCCCCGGATCGCGCTGATCCTCGATCAGGTTCTCGCCGATGCGCAGCGTGATCGGCATCACCACCACATCGTGCCGGTCGAGAAACTCGCGCGGCAGATCGCAGGCGGAATCGACAACGATACCGATGCGCATCGTCAGCCCGCCGCCTCGACCAGCATCGCACCGCCCAGGCCGCCGCCGATACAGATCGTGGCAATGCCGCGTTTGGCCTGCTGCCGGCGCAGCACATGCAGAAGATGCAGCACGATGCGCGCACCGGAAGCGCCGACCGGATGGCCGAGCGCCACGGCACCGCCGTCCACGTTGAGTTTCTCTTCGGCAATGCTGCCCAGCGCGCCGGGCAGACCGAGCTGCTCGCGGCAGTATTCGTCCGATTGCCAGGCCGCCTGGCAGCCCATGACCTGCGCCGCAAACGCTTCGTTGAGTTCCCAGGCATCGATGTCGGCCAGACCGAGGCCATGCCGCTGCAGGATGGGCGTCGCCGCATGCACCGGGCCGAGGCCCATCTGCGCCGGATCGAGGCCGGACCACTGGCTGTCGACGATCTTGCCGAGCGGCTTCAGATTCCACTTCTGCACGGCTTCTTCGGAAGCCAGGATCAGCCAGGCGGCGCCGTCGGTGATCTGCGAACTGTTGGCGGCGGTGATCTTGCCGTACTTCTTGTCGAAGAAGGGCTTGAGCTTGGCCATGCCGGCCATGCTGGCGTCGGCGCGCACGCCGTCATCCTCGGCATAGACATTGCCGTTGCCATCGACCACCGGCACGATCTCGTCAAGATGACCGGCGACGCGCGAGGCCAGCGCGCGCTGGTGACTGCGCACGGCGAATTCATCCATCTGCTGCCGGCTGATGCCGAACTTCCAGGCCAGATTCTCGGCAGTCTGGCCCATCAACAAGCCGACCACCGGATCGGTGAGGCCTTTCATCAGGCCGATCACCGGGCTCAGCAAGGCACCCGGCTTCAATTTCAAAAAGTGCCCGATTTTCTGGTTGACCGTGCGAAGGCTCATCATGCCGGAGAACCAGCGCACCATCGTGTCCGAATAGAGCAAGGGCGCGCGCGACAAGGCATCGACGCCGCCAGCCAGGATCAGCTCGGCACGCCCGCACTGAATGTTGGCGATGGCCGAATCGAGCGCCTGCATGCCGCTGGCGCAATTGCGCATCACCGTCCAGCCCGGCACCTTGTTGCCGCAACCGAGGCGCAGCGCAACCATGCGGCCGATATTGGTTTCGTCCGGCGAGGGCGCGGCGCAGCCAAGAATCACCTCGTCGAGATCGCTGGGCAGAAAGGGCTGACGCAGCAGCAAGGCGCGCCCGGCCTGGGTTGCCAGATCGGAGGCCGCGAACGGCCCCGGCCCTTTCTGTGCCTTCAAAAACGGCGTCCGCGCGCCGTCGACCACGTAGATCGTCTTGCCCATGATTTACGCCGCCATCCGGTCGCTGGCCGGCTTGTTGGCCGTCGCCACGTTGTAGTCGAAGGGGAAGTCATCGACCTGGACGACGATGTCGCGCAG carries:
- a CDS encoding DegV family protein; the encoded protein is MRIGIVVDSACDLPREFLDRHDVVVMPITLRIGENLIEDQRDPGATQNFYATHLDRKSEDFAESIPYSPTQIEMLFLERLVIDYDYVFCLTITATRSPIFAHAMQASRAILNRYKPIRRALGMTERFGLAVLSTRNLFTGQAVPVAEAVRLIRLGGTPSEIGMRLQHLIEHTHTYLVPADLFHIYKRASRKGDTSIGWGSYTLGSWLDVKPILYCNRDVTSTVDKVRGFETGVEKIFSLAAQRLLAGLEAPSVCISYGGEPVAVTRLPGYRQLAKEAEDNGVSLLISPMSKTAAVNVGPGALSLAFAAKQSMH
- a CDS encoding acetyl-CoA C-acetyltransferase encodes the protein MGKTIYVVDGARTPFLKAQKGPGPFAASDLATQAGRALLLRQPFLPSDLDEVILGCAAPSPDETNIGRMVALRLGCGNKVPGWTVMRNCASGMQALDSAIANIQCGRAELILAGGVDALSRAPLLYSDTMVRWFSGMMSLRTVNQKIGHFLKLKPGALLSPVIGLMKGLTDPVVGLLMGQTAENLAWKFGISRQQMDEFAVRSHQRALASRVAGHLDEIVPVVDGNGNVYAEDDGVRADASMAGMAKLKPFFDKKYGKITAANSSQITDGAAWLILASEEAVQKWNLKPLGKIVDSQWSGLDPAQMGLGPVHAATPILQRHGLGLADIDAWELNEAFAAQVMGCQAAWQSDEYCREQLGLPGALGSIAEEKLNVDGGAVALGHPVGASGARIVLHLLHVLRRQQAKRGIATICIGGGLGGAMLVEAAG